In Catharus ustulatus isolate bCatUst1 chromosome 27, bCatUst1.pri.v2, whole genome shotgun sequence, the following are encoded in one genomic region:
- the LOC117007839 gene encoding olfactory receptor 14J1-like, whose translation MFFFLLNLALTDLGCIYTTVPKAMHNSLWDIGNISYAGCAAQVFLFMFFISVACYILTIMCYDRYVSICKPLHYGTLLGSRACAHMAAAAWASGFLNALLHTANTFSLSLCHGNALGQFFCEIPHILKLSCSKSYLRELGLLVITGSLSVCCFVFTVFSYVQIFRAVLRIPSEQGWHKAFSTCLPHLAVLSLFISTASFSHLRALSISSSSLD comes from the coding sequence atgttcttcttcctgctcaacCTGGCCCTCACTGACCTGGGCTGCATCTACaccactgtccccaaagccatgCACAATTCCCTCTGGGACATCGGGAACATCTCCTATGCTGGATGTGCTGCACAGGTCTTTCTCTTTATGTTCTTCATTTCAGTGGCATGCTATATTCTGACCATCATGTGCTACGACCGCTACGTGTCCATCTGCAAACCCCTGCACTACGGGaccctcctgggcagcagagcttgtgcccacatggcagcagctgcctgggccagTGGCTTTCTCAAtgctctgctgcacacagccaatacattttccctgtccctgtgccatggcaATGCCCTGGGCCAGTTCTTCTGTGAAATCCCACACATCCTCAAGCTCTCCTGCTCAAAATCCTACCTCAGAGAACTTGGGCTTCTTGTGATTACTGGCAGTTTATCAGTGTGCTGTTTTGTGTTCACTGTTTTCTCCTATGTGCAGAtcttcagggctgtgctgaggatcccctctgagcagggatggcacaaagccttttccacctgcctccctcacctggctgtgctctccctATTCATCAGCACTGCCTCATTTTCTCACCTAAGGgccctctccatctcctcctcatCTCTGGATTAG